The Mytilus edulis chromosome 12, xbMytEdul2.2, whole genome shotgun sequence genome contains a region encoding:
- the LOC139497581 gene encoding uncharacterized protein has translation MKCKNSVDGKVCGEDIPPWSKFCGFCGGKVVTADDNTTKACPKCSFLITNRQKFCSGCAWKIDPSIFLQKKIFCQGLPQENKICGVELSPDVKFCYECGTVQSNPTGETQQKVSEPVREVKVDEFMKDELPRRQPHESSGSVSSSRSESPDIWILPDNVEYSGDLEMEATLSSATDTVNNYVTGPTPSQEPMETEPNIEEYNSWTWNTDNSQTHSYENRSTLTLAVTGSETLAVTGSDVIKPHSFTLPSSNTAPLDGVPSEPERETTATEEMEKGPGNPPEENHPYDMGTGSKQPSQGKSKVQELTKKFENTVTIESSGKYQELNKGSLELKREISHSSAGSELGSDEDNSSSDEDDDEKDPIKDQTLSGSKETEKKPKGENEIRQKKKDRKERNKRSKFNLPETESGTEDKDNTATSKKETTSLMKEEAKMQQDYASKQKDERSKPKEAALSEMSNDKKQQEKEKPYNTRSIAHGKISKNDKEATNFEKTNEKKTENEKPYNTRSTTQEKETQVRIDIE, from the exons ATGAAGTGTAAGAACAGCGTTGATGGGAAAGTCTGTGGAGAGGATATTCCCCCTTGGTCAAAGTTCTGTGGATTTTGTGGTGGAAAAGTAGTGACTGCAGATGATAACACTACAAAAGCTTGTCCTAAATGTTCATTCCTAATAACCAATAGGCAGAAATTCTGTTCTGGATGTGCATGGAAAATTGATCCTAGCATAtttcttcaaaagaaaatattttgccAAGGATTAcctcaagaaaataaaatatgtggTGTAGAATTATCCCCAGATGTAAAATTCTGCTATGAATGTGGAACTGTGCAGAGTAATCCCACAGGAG AAACTCAACAGAAAGTTTCAGAACCTGTTAGAGAAGTGAAAGTAGATGAATTTATGAAGGATGAACTTCCTCGAAGACAACCTCATGAAAGCTCAGGATCCGTGTCATCTAGTCGATCAGAGAGTCCTGATATATGGATACTGCCAG ATAATGTTGAATACAGTGGAGATCTTGAAATGGAAGCCACCCTGTCATCTGCAACTGACACAGTGAATAATTATGTGACTGGACCGACACCATCACAAGAACCAATGGAAACAGAGCCAAATATAGAGGAATATAACTCATGGACATGGAACACAGATAATTCTCAAACACATAGTTACGAGAATAGGTCAACTTTAACCCTGGCTGTTACAGGTTCAGAAACCCTGGCTGTTACGGGGTCAGATGTTATAAAACCTCATTCATTTACACTACCAAGTAGTAATACAGCACCATTAGATGGTGTGCCATCAGAACCAGAAAGGGAAACAACTGCGACAGAAGAAATGGAAAAAGGTCCTGGAAATCCTCCAGAGGAAAATCATCCTTATGATATGGGGACTGGAAGTAAACAACCTTCTCAAGGAAAAAGTAAGGTACAAGAACTGACCAAAAAGTTTGAAAATACAGTTACTATTGAAAGCAGTGGTAAATATCAAGAACTCAATAAAGGAAGTCTAGAACTGAAGAGAGAAATCAGTCATTCATCAGCTGGAAGTGAATTGGGCTCAGATGAGGATAACTCATCTAGTGATGAAGATGATGACGAAAAAGACCCCATAAAAGACCAAACACTGTCAGGGAGTaaagaaactgaaaaaaaaccaaaagggGAAAATGAAATAAGACAGAAGAAAAAAGATagaaaggaaagaaataaaagaagcAAGTTTAACTTACCTGAAACTGAGTCTGGTACTGAAGACAAAGATAATACGGCCACAAGTAAAAAGGAAACAACTTCCTTAATG AAGGAAGAGGCCAAGATGCAGCAAGATTATGCTTCCAAACAGAAGGATGAAAGAAGCAAGCCGAAGGAAGCAGCATTGTCTGAGATGTCAAATGACAAGAAACAACAAGAAAAGGAGAAGCCATACAATACTAGAAGCATAGCACATGGGAAAATTTCAAAG AATGACAAGGAAGCAACAAATTtcgaaaaaacaaatgaaaaaaagacagaaaatgaAAAACCTTATAATACAAGAAGTACTACACAAGAAAAGGAAACAC